A stretch of the Procambarus clarkii isolate CNS0578487 chromosome 47, FALCON_Pclarkii_2.0, whole genome shotgun sequence genome encodes the following:
- the LOC138350732 gene encoding trichohyalin-like, translating to MKLEIMKMQLEAQLKREEHEAQLEREREAQLKREEREAQLEREEHEREIQLKREEREAQLKQEERDAQLKHEEREAQLQQEEGERQLRREEIKVKKEVEMRQVERGLHSVSARRNDTKVRERDLPTFDPLEAEAFFDHFERIATLKEWPGEDWAALVQSRLTSEAREAYNMLDLEECAVYDMIKKAVLQSYRLTPEVCRKRFRECTRASGRSYEKTARDMERRFRRWLKAEEVVTMEELKQLMVMERFMSMLHHELRVRIKEAGTRDLKPAADRTDLLEEALHLGKEGPPRHSPRPRFGGTSWVQEGRGRVETLPRIVYTVR from the coding sequence ATGAAGCTAGAGATAATGAAAATGCAGCTTGAAgctcagctgaagcgtgaggagcacgAAGCTCAGCTGGAGCGTGAGCGCGAAGCCCAGctgaagcgagaggagcgtgaagcCCAACTAGAGCGAGAGGAGCATGAGCGCGAAATCCAGCTGAAGCGGGAGGAGCGCGAAGCTCAGCTGAAGCAGGAGGAGCGCGATGCTCAGCTGAAGCATGAGGAGCGCGAAGCCCAACTGCAACAAGAGGAAGGAGAAAGACAACTGCGACGGGAAGAAATAAAAGTGAAGAAGGAGGTTGAGATGCGTCAGGTGGAGCGCGGGCTGCACTCAGTGTCTGCTCGGAGGAATGACACCAAGGTCCGGGAACGCGACCTACCAACCTTTGACCCTCTAGAGGCCGAAGCTTTCTTCGACCATTTTGAGAGGATAGCGACATTGAAGGAATGGCCAGGAGAGGATTGGGCTGCGTTAGTGCAGAGTAGGTTGACTAGCGAGGCCAGGGAAGCTTATAACATGTTGGACCTTGAGGAATGCGCCGTTTACGACATGATCAAGAAAGCTGTGCTCCAATCGTATCGACTAACCCCGGAGGTTTGCAGGAAACGCTTTCGTGAGTGCACAAGAGCTTCCGGAAGGTCGTATGAGAAGACTGCTCGGGACATGGAGCGCAGGTTCCGGCGGTGGCTGAAGGCTGAAGAggtggtgacgatggaggagctgAAGCAGTTGATGGTTATGGAAAGATTCATGTCAATGCTCCATCATGAACTAAGGGTCAGGATCAAGGAGGCAGGTACTAGAGATCTTAAGCCTGCTGCAGACAGAACCGACCTACTGGAAGAGGCACTACATCTCGGGAAGGAGGGACCGCCTAGGCACTCGCCTCGCCCAAGGTTTGGGGGAACGTCATGGGTTCAGGAGGGTCGAGGACGGGTGGAGACTCTCCCAAGGATAGTGTACACAGTGAGGTGA